A single window of Anaerocolumna chitinilytica DNA harbors:
- the rlmN gene encoding 23S rRNA (adenine(2503)-C(2))-methyltransferase RlmN — protein MNKLDIKSLNKQELTEYLKLNGEKPYRASQVYEWLHVKLIQDYEEMSNIPKNLRSYLAENTDLKNLKLIRTLTSKTGETSKFLFQLEDDNLLECVLMKYHHGNSVCISSQVGCKMGCRFCASTLNGFERNLTASEMLNQIYMVQRITGERVSNVVVMGTGEPLDNYANLVTFIKLLSDENGLNISQRNITVSTCGLADKIRELAEENFQITLALSLHASNDAVRKELMPIANRYSIAEVLKACDDYFQKTGRRMTFEYSLIAGENDTPDLAKELSALLKGKNAHVNLIPVNPIKERDYKQSQGESIQKFKLILEKYGINVTIRREMGTDINAACGQLRKSYMEETS, from the coding sequence GTGAACAAATTAGATATAAAATCTTTGAATAAACAGGAATTAACGGAATATCTAAAGCTTAATGGTGAAAAGCCTTACAGAGCCTCCCAGGTCTATGAATGGCTTCATGTAAAGCTGATTCAAGACTATGAGGAGATGAGCAACATTCCCAAAAATCTTCGAAGCTATTTAGCGGAAAATACAGATTTAAAGAATTTAAAGTTAATTCGGACGCTCACCTCCAAAACAGGAGAAACAAGTAAGTTTCTATTCCAACTGGAAGACGATAATCTTTTAGAATGTGTCCTTATGAAATACCATCACGGTAACAGTGTATGTATTTCATCCCAGGTAGGCTGCAAGATGGGCTGCCGGTTCTGTGCTTCAACACTAAATGGGTTCGAGAGGAATCTAACAGCATCTGAGATGTTGAATCAGATTTATATGGTGCAAAGGATTACCGGTGAGAGGGTATCCAATGTTGTAGTAATGGGAACAGGCGAACCTCTTGATAATTATGCAAATCTGGTGACCTTTATTAAGCTCTTGTCGGATGAAAATGGTCTTAATATCAGCCAGAGAAACATTACGGTATCAACCTGTGGTCTTGCTGACAAAATCAGAGAATTGGCGGAAGAGAATTTTCAAATTACACTGGCACTTTCTCTTCATGCTTCCAATGATGCTGTCAGAAAAGAACTAATGCCCATAGCTAACCGGTATTCGATTGCAGAAGTACTAAAAGCCTGTGATGATTATTTCCAAAAAACCGGACGAAGAATGACCTTTGAATACAGTTTAATCGCAGGTGAAAATGATACGCCTGATCTGGCAAAAGAGCTGTCAGCCCTCCTAAAAGGCAAAAATGCTCATGTAAATCTTATCCCTGTAAATCCAATAAAAGAGCGGGATTATAAGCAATCTCAGGGCGAAAGTATTCAAAAATTCAAATTAATACTTGAAAAATACGGAATTAATGTTACTATTAGAAGAGAAATGGGTACAGATATAAATGCTGCCTGCGGCCAATTAAGAAAAAGTTACATGGAGGAAACTTCCTAA
- the rsgA gene encoding ribosome small subunit-dependent GTPase A: MTGKIIKGIGGFYYVFAENGQIYECKAKGIFRNQNIKPLVGDDVLIDVLEEETMKGNITDILERRNELIRPAVANVDQAMIIFAAAKPAPNLNLLDRFLILMLRQKVDTIICFNKKDVVSEKEIALLEETYRNCGYHTLFTSTYTEEGITALKDLLAHKTTVLAGPSGVGKSSIVNLVSPDANTKTGEISEKIQRGKHTTRHSELISIGEDGFVMDTPGFSSLYLSDMEKDELKDFFPEFMEYSDECRFLGCMHLNEPDCKVKEALKQGKISKIRYKNYKDLYEELNQKKKKF; the protein is encoded by the coding sequence ATGACAGGTAAAATAATAAAAGGCATTGGCGGATTCTATTATGTCTTTGCAGAGAATGGACAAATCTATGAGTGCAAGGCAAAAGGAATCTTCCGTAATCAGAACATCAAACCCCTGGTGGGGGATGATGTTCTGATAGACGTTTTAGAGGAAGAAACCATGAAAGGGAATATAACGGATATACTTGAAAGAAGGAACGAGCTTATCAGGCCGGCAGTAGCAAATGTGGATCAGGCAATGATTATATTTGCAGCTGCTAAACCAGCTCCCAACCTTAATCTTTTGGACCGTTTTCTCATATTAATGCTAAGGCAGAAGGTCGACACAATCATTTGTTTTAATAAAAAGGATGTTGTATCGGAAAAAGAAATAGCGCTGCTGGAAGAAACCTATAGGAACTGTGGATATCATACTTTGTTTACCAGTACCTATACGGAAGAGGGAATTACAGCCTTAAAGGATTTGCTTGCTCATAAGACTACGGTTTTAGCCGGCCCATCAGGTGTAGGAAAGTCATCTATTGTAAATCTTGTATCTCCTGATGCGAATACGAAGACAGGAGAAATAAGTGAGAAGATACAACGAGGAAAACATACCACCAGGCATTCTGAACTGATATCCATTGGGGAAGATGGATTTGTCATGGATACACCTGGTTTTAGTTCTTTGTATCTGAGCGATATGGAAAAGGACGAATTAAAGGATTTCTTTCCTGAGTTCATGGAATATTCTGATGAATGCCGATTCCTTGGATGCATGCATTTAAATGAACCTGACTGTAAGGTAAAAGAAGCATTAAAACAGGGAAAAATCAGTAAAATTCGTTACAAGAACTACAAAGATTTATATGAAGAATTAAATCAAAAGAAAAAGAAATTCTAA
- the fmt gene encoding methionyl-tRNA formyltransferase translates to MNIVYMGTPEIAAVILKALHEAGHHILAAVTQQDKPKGRGNQVQFPAVKEVALSLNIPVYQPKKVREPEFIEVLKELNPEAIVVTAFGQILPKTVLELPKYGCINVHASLLPKYRGAAPIQWSIIEGEEKTGITIMHMDPGIDTGDMISKVEVPIAPKETFGSLHDKLAEAAGPILLQSLADLEAGTAARIKQEDEKSTYAKILDKSLGHIDFNQPAVKIERLIRGLNPWPSAYTTLEGKMLKIWEADALKESEVLSEIPLSEAVPGEIVDIRKDALLIQTAEGILAVKELQLEGKKRMTAESFLRGYEVKTKTLLQ, encoded by the coding sequence ATGAATATTGTATATATGGGAACACCCGAAATTGCAGCAGTTATTCTGAAGGCTCTGCATGAAGCCGGACATCATATATTGGCCGCAGTAACACAACAGGATAAACCCAAGGGAAGAGGCAACCAGGTTCAATTCCCTGCTGTAAAGGAAGTTGCTTTAAGTCTTAATATTCCGGTATATCAGCCTAAAAAGGTAAGAGAACCTGAATTCATAGAGGTATTAAAAGAACTTAATCCTGAGGCTATTGTAGTGACTGCCTTCGGACAAATCCTGCCGAAAACAGTTTTAGAACTGCCTAAATACGGCTGTATTAATGTACATGCATCTCTGCTTCCCAAATATAGAGGTGCAGCTCCTATACAATGGAGTATTATAGAGGGTGAGGAAAAGACTGGAATTACTATTATGCATATGGATCCAGGCATTGATACCGGGGATATGATAAGTAAAGTAGAAGTTCCGATTGCACCAAAAGAAACCTTTGGAAGCTTACATGATAAGCTGGCAGAGGCAGCAGGGCCGATACTATTACAGTCCCTTGCTGATTTAGAAGCCGGAACGGCGGCAAGGATTAAACAGGAGGATGAAAAATCTACTTATGCCAAGATTCTTGACAAATCCCTGGGCCATATTGATTTTAACCAGCCGGCAGTAAAGATTGAAAGGCTAATAAGAGGCTTAAATCCCTGGCCCAGTGCGTATACTACCTTAGAGGGCAAGATGTTAAAAATCTGGGAGGCTGATGCTTTAAAAGAGAGTGAAGTACTATCTGAAATACCACTTTCTGAGGCAGTTCCGGGGGAAATTGTTGATATCAGAAAAGATGCTCTCTTAATTCAGACAGCAGAAGGGATTCTGGCTGTAAAAGAACTTCAGTTAGAGGGAAAGAAAAGGATGACAGCAGAAAGCTTTTTGAGGGGATACGAAGTTAAAACGAAAACCTTGCTTCAATAA
- a CDS encoding zinc metallopeptidase codes for MYPHYYGYFDPTYILVIIGAVLSLLASALVNSTFRKYSRVRSLSGMTGAQAAAKILNRAGIYDVSIEHINGNLTDHYDPRAKVLRLSDSVYGGTSVASIGVAAHECGHAIQHQNSYVPLKLRTAIFPVANFGSKLAWPLIIIGVLLSRTPTLIYAGIILFFFAVLFQIVTLPVEFNASSRAVKILDESGILYGDEVNITKKVLGAAALTYVAGAAASILQLLRLLYLFGGRNRD; via the coding sequence ATGTATCCACATTATTACGGATATTTTGATCCGACTTATATTTTAGTTATAATAGGTGCAGTACTATCATTGTTAGCATCCGCACTGGTTAATTCCACCTTTCGTAAGTACTCTAGGGTGAGAAGTCTCTCCGGTATGACTGGTGCTCAGGCGGCGGCGAAGATATTAAATAGGGCGGGTATATATGATGTCAGCATAGAGCATATAAATGGAAACCTGACAGACCATTATGATCCCCGTGCCAAAGTTTTAAGGCTGTCAGACAGTGTATATGGCGGAACCTCCGTAGCCTCCATTGGTGTTGCTGCACATGAGTGCGGACACGCTATCCAACATCAGAACAGCTATGTTCCGTTAAAGTTACGTACCGCTATCTTTCCGGTTGCCAATTTTGGTTCCAAACTAGCTTGGCCTTTAATTATTATAGGTGTATTACTAAGCAGGACACCAACCTTGATTTATGCAGGAATAATCTTGTTCTTTTTCGCGGTTTTGTTTCAAATTGTAACACTTCCGGTGGAATTCAATGCTTCCAGCCGTGCAGTTAAGATTCTGGATGAATCCGGAATTCTATATGGCGATGAAGTAAATATTACAAAAAAAGTACTTGGTGCAGCAGCCCTAACGTATGTAGCCGGAGCAGCAGCATCCATACTTCAGCTTCTAAGGCTGCTTTACCTGTTTGGAGGAAGAAATCGTGACTGA
- the pknB gene encoding Stk1 family PASTA domain-containing Ser/Thr kinase → MLKPGMYISDRYEIIDKVGSGGMADVYKAKCHRLNRYVAIKVLKPEFSDDTNFVKKFRGEAQSAAGLSHPNIVSVYDVGDDNGLYYIVMELVEGITLKHFIERKGKLEVKEAVGIAIQIAMGMEAAHNNHIIHRDIKPQNIIISKEGKVKVTDFGIAKATNSNTITSNAMGSVHYLSPEQARGGYSDEKSDIYSLGITMYEMLSGQVPFAGDNTVSVALLHIQGEAIPLREIDPLIPPSVEKIVQKCMQKKPERRYLSASELIADLKRSISNPNGDFVVIPAAVASDSPTITISEDEVSHIKNAAVHPGKSSGNTNPDLRYTNPNLNKKVKEEEEDIDQVDPRVEKIILIGSIIAGIILVALIIFFTVNIFHLFPGNKEENGSNQAETTLTPTATPTEEQVETVTMPYVVGYKLEDAQKMLQEKSEDLQITTDEKTSDTYEKGFVIEQYPAKGAELASDGEVKLVISLGPDSFQLPDVSNSSSKDAETTLTGLGLKVDSKIKEQFDDSVEAGKVIATEPARGNMVKEGDTIVLVVSKGPEKTNTVVPNVLDSTKDAAIKKLKDNDLTAGNITQDYSETYAKGKVMSQSQAGGSEVAKGTAVDLVISLGSAGNDNPSSYTGSVTIDEDPFDYPGDSGIVKVQMVQDGKTTTLQKQQMDYDSFPFSIPITSKSGSDATVIMFIGRPANQGDPGAVKENGAWVVYEEYGTTWQVSFTPER, encoded by the coding sequence ATGTTAAAACCCGGAATGTACATCAGCGACCGATATGAAATCATCGACAAGGTTGGGTCCGGCGGAATGGCAGATGTCTATAAGGCAAAATGTCATCGACTGAACCGTTATGTTGCGATTAAGGTATTGAAACCAGAGTTTAGTGATGATACGAACTTTGTAAAGAAATTCAGAGGGGAAGCACAGTCAGCAGCAGGTTTATCCCACCCGAATATAGTTAGTGTTTATGATGTAGGAGATGACAATGGCCTATATTATATTGTTATGGAGTTAGTGGAAGGAATTACCCTGAAGCACTTTATTGAGAGAAAAGGTAAGCTTGAAGTAAAGGAAGCAGTAGGAATTGCGATTCAGATAGCAATGGGTATGGAAGCTGCTCATAACAATCATATTATTCATAGAGATATAAAACCGCAAAATATCATTATTTCCAAAGAAGGAAAAGTAAAGGTTACAGATTTTGGAATAGCAAAAGCGACTAACTCCAATACTATAACCTCTAATGCCATGGGTTCCGTGCATTATCTGTCACCGGAGCAGGCAAGAGGCGGATACAGTGATGAAAAGAGCGATATTTATTCCCTTGGTATCACCATGTATGAAATGTTATCAGGCCAGGTGCCTTTTGCAGGGGACAATACTGTTTCCGTAGCACTTTTGCATATACAGGGAGAAGCGATTCCGTTAAGAGAGATAGACCCCTTAATTCCTCCCAGTGTAGAAAAGATTGTACAGAAATGTATGCAGAAAAAACCGGAGAGACGCTACCTTTCCGCTTCAGAACTTATCGCTGACTTAAAGCGCTCCATCTCTAATCCTAATGGGGATTTTGTTGTGATTCCTGCGGCGGTTGCTTCGGATTCTCCAACCATAACCATTTCGGAAGATGAAGTCAGCCATATAAAGAATGCAGCGGTGCATCCCGGAAAGAGTTCCGGCAATACTAATCCTGATTTGAGATATACCAATCCTAATCTGAATAAAAAGGTGAAAGAAGAGGAAGAAGACATCGATCAGGTTGACCCCCGGGTTGAGAAGATTATTCTGATTGGTTCTATAATAGCAGGTATAATACTGGTAGCACTTATTATCTTCTTTACGGTTAATATATTCCATCTGTTCCCTGGAAACAAGGAAGAGAATGGGTCGAATCAGGCGGAAACAACTTTAACACCAACCGCTACACCTACTGAGGAACAAGTTGAGACAGTAACTATGCCTTATGTAGTTGGCTATAAGCTGGAAGATGCTCAAAAGATGCTTCAAGAAAAATCGGAAGATTTGCAGATTACCACGGATGAGAAGACCTCTGATACCTATGAAAAAGGATTTGTTATCGAACAGTACCCAGCCAAAGGAGCAGAACTTGCCAGTGATGGGGAAGTGAAGCTGGTAATTAGTCTCGGACCGGATAGCTTCCAATTACCGGATGTAAGTAATAGCTCATCAAAAGATGCCGAAACTACTCTAACAGGCCTAGGTCTGAAAGTAGATTCAAAAATAAAGGAACAATTTGATGATTCAGTAGAGGCTGGAAAAGTCATTGCTACAGAGCCAGCCAGAGGAAATATGGTTAAAGAAGGCGATACAATTGTTTTAGTTGTCAGCAAAGGACCCGAAAAAACCAATACCGTAGTTCCCAATGTGCTTGACTCTACCAAAGATGCTGCTATTAAAAAGCTAAAGGATAATGACCTGACAGCCGGAAATATAACCCAGGATTATTCTGAAACTTATGCCAAAGGAAAAGTAATGAGCCAGAGTCAGGCAGGCGGTTCTGAAGTAGCAAAAGGCACAGCGGTTGACCTGGTAATTAGTTTAGGCAGTGCCGGAAATGACAATCCTTCTTCCTATACGGGATCTGTTACCATAGATGAGGATCCTTTTGATTATCCTGGCGACAGCGGAATTGTTAAAGTACAAATGGTACAGGATGGTAAGACTACCACTTTACAAAAACAGCAAATGGATTATGACAGTTTCCCCTTCAGCATTCCGATTACCAGTAAAAGCGGTTCGGATGCAACCGTAATCATGTTCATCGGGCGACCTGCAAATCAAGGAGATCCTGGTGCTGTGAAAGAAAATGGTGCATGGGTTGTATATGAAGAATATGGAACTACCTGGCAGGTAAGTTTTACTCCGGAACGTTAA
- the def gene encoding peptide deformylase: protein MAIRNIRKIGDSILTKRAKEITEMTPKLKDLIQDMLDTMYDAYGVGLAAPQVGILKRLVVIDVSEENDTPIILINPEIIETDGEQIGEEGCLSVPGKSGVVKRPNYAKVKALNENMEEIIVEGTELLARALCHEIDHLNGELYVDKVIGELHSNTEE, encoded by the coding sequence ATGGCAATAAGAAATATCAGAAAAATTGGAGACTCTATTTTAACAAAGAGAGCCAAAGAAATAACAGAAATGACTCCAAAACTAAAAGATTTAATTCAAGATATGTTAGATACAATGTATGATGCATATGGAGTAGGATTAGCAGCTCCCCAGGTTGGCATATTAAAGAGGCTGGTGGTGATTGATGTATCAGAAGAGAATGATACGCCTATCATATTAATTAATCCTGAAATCATTGAAACAGATGGAGAGCAGATTGGTGAAGAAGGCTGCCTTAGCGTACCGGGTAAATCAGGAGTTGTAAAAAGGCCCAATTATGCAAAAGTCAAAGCTTTGAATGAGAACATGGAAGAAATCATAGTAGAGGGTACTGAGCTTTTGGCTAGGGCCCTGTGTCATGAAATCGATCATTTAAACGGTGAACTTTATGTGGATAAAGTAATCGGAGAACTTCATTCAAATACGGAAGAATAA
- a CDS encoding Stp1/IreP family PP2C-type Ser/Thr phosphatase, producing the protein MKSFSITDTGKTRLVNQDYVFAMEERIGSLENLFVVADGMGGHNAGDYASRFCVEAFTEIIRTTDDGMPVSILSKALGLTNQKLLEEAKNKDELTGMGTTFVVSTISNNILYVANIGDSRLYLIRNKEIKQITEDHSLVEEMVRNGEIEREQMRFHPNKNIITRALGASEIVVPDYFEVELSENDLIVMCSDGLTNMMDDKDILDITEKYPDDLEKAGTKLVSVANDNGGKDNISIVMIKL; encoded by the coding sequence ATGAAATCATTTTCTATAACAGATACAGGAAAGACCAGGCTTGTAAACCAGGATTATGTATTTGCCATGGAAGAGCGGATAGGGAGTTTAGAGAACCTGTTTGTAGTTGCCGATGGCATGGGCGGACACAATGCCGGGGACTATGCTTCCAGATTCTGTGTAGAAGCTTTTACAGAAATAATAAGAACAACAGATGATGGTATGCCGGTTAGTATTCTGTCGAAAGCACTTGGTTTAACGAATCAAAAACTGTTAGAGGAAGCGAAAAATAAGGATGAGCTGACCGGGATGGGCACAACCTTTGTGGTGTCCACAATTTCAAATAACATACTGTACGTTGCTAACATAGGGGATAGCCGGCTCTATCTGATTCGAAACAAGGAAATAAAACAAATAACCGAAGATCATTCCCTGGTGGAAGAGATGGTCAGAAATGGTGAGATTGAAAGAGAGCAGATGCGCTTTCATCCCAATAAAAATATTATTACCAGGGCGCTTGGAGCCAGTGAAATAGTAGTGCCTGATTATTTTGAAGTAGAGCTTAGTGAGAATGACTTGATAGTAATGTGTTCTGATGGGCTGACGAATATGATGGATGATAAGGATATACTTGATATAACTGAAAAATATCCGGATGATTTAGAAAAAGCCGGTACCAAGCTGGTAAGTGTAGCCAATGACAACGGTGGAAAAGACAATATTTCTATTGTTATGATCAAATTGTAA
- the rsmB gene encoding 16S rRNA (cytosine(967)-C(5))-methyltransferase RsmB, producing the protein MTDEKTAGKKKADKNSQKQNTVKLPRELALDTLIEILEKGDFSHTLLNKTLKNQKNLTKQDRSFITRLVEGTLERLITLDYILDAYSKVKVKKMKPFIRNLLRMSLYQLKYMDQVPDSAVCNESVKLAEKRGFKTLSGFVNGVLRNIARSSENDILPSEEKDKITFLSVFYSTPQWIIEKWLREYDYNTVKKMLSAQFEEKSYTTIRVNTAMNTSKELAEILKTEGIEVVEGSYLSCALKIREFDSLDAIKAFQEGRFTVQDESSMFIGLIAGIKENNRIIDVCGAPGGKALHAAELLGGTGMVETRDVSDFKVALIQENIKRMGFHNMKAVKKDATVKDEESMDQADIVIADLPCSGLGVIGKKPDIKYNMTEEKQQELVKLQRDILSVVNGYVKKGGTLIYSTCTINPDENLKNVEWFTENYPFQLTSIEDCLPDEFPCASKKEGYLQLLPGVNDTDGFFMAKLKKQL; encoded by the coding sequence GTGACTGATGAAAAAACAGCCGGTAAAAAAAAAGCTGATAAAAACAGCCAAAAGCAAAACACCGTAAAATTACCCAGGGAACTTGCTCTGGATACGCTGATAGAAATTCTGGAAAAGGGTGATTTCAGCCATACGCTGTTAAACAAAACCCTTAAAAACCAAAAGAACCTGACAAAGCAGGACAGAAGCTTTATAACCAGACTGGTTGAAGGGACGTTGGAAAGGCTCATTACCCTTGATTATATTTTAGATGCTTATTCCAAAGTGAAGGTTAAAAAAATGAAGCCCTTTATCCGGAATCTTCTTCGGATGTCTCTTTACCAGTTAAAATATATGGATCAGGTACCGGATAGTGCAGTTTGCAATGAATCGGTAAAGCTGGCTGAGAAGCGAGGATTTAAAACGCTTTCCGGATTTGTAAACGGTGTTTTGAGAAATATTGCAAGAAGTTCTGAGAATGATATATTACCTTCAGAAGAGAAGGACAAAATTACTTTCTTAAGCGTTTTCTATTCCACTCCCCAGTGGATAATAGAGAAATGGTTAAGAGAATATGACTATAATACAGTTAAAAAAATGCTGTCTGCTCAATTTGAGGAAAAAAGTTATACTACTATTCGCGTAAATACTGCTATGAATACATCAAAAGAACTTGCAGAGATATTAAAAACAGAAGGGATTGAAGTGGTAGAGGGGAGTTATCTTAGCTGTGCCCTTAAAATAAGAGAGTTTGACAGTTTGGATGCAATTAAGGCCTTCCAGGAAGGAAGGTTTACAGTCCAGGATGAAAGTTCTATGTTTATAGGCCTCATTGCTGGAATAAAAGAAAATAACCGTATTATTGATGTATGCGGAGCACCCGGCGGAAAAGCACTTCATGCTGCAGAGCTCCTTGGGGGCACCGGAATGGTAGAAACCAGGGACGTGTCAGATTTTAAAGTAGCTTTGATACAGGAAAATATTAAGCGTATGGGCTTTCATAATATGAAAGCAGTTAAAAAAGATGCTACCGTAAAAGACGAAGAAAGTATGGATCAGGCTGATATTGTTATAGCAGATCTGCCTTGTTCCGGTCTTGGTGTTATTGGTAAGAAGCCGGATATTAAATACAATATGACAGAAGAAAAGCAGCAGGAGTTAGTGAAGCTGCAAAGAGATATTCTTTCTGTTGTTAACGGCTATGTAAAAAAAGGCGGTACTCTTATTTATAGTACCTGTACGATTAATCCTGATGAGAATCTTAAAAATGTGGAATGGTTCACAGAAAATTATCCTTTTCAGCTTACAAGTATAGAAGACTGCCTTCCGGATGAGTTTCCCTGTGCTTCAAAAAAAGAGGGTTATCTCCAGCTATTACCCGGAGTGAATGATACAGACGGCTTTTTTATGGCTAAGCTTAAGAAACAACTTTGA
- the priA gene encoding replication restart helicase PriA, with amino-acid sequence MKYADIIVDISHEDLDKTYQYLIPEQLRDRAVIGAQVLIPFGKGNRQIKGFIIGLSDKPKWKEDAIKPITALAEDALVMESQLISLAGWIKDTFGSTMNEALKTVLPVKRTVKQKENRMIKAALPKEELVIILETERKKNNKGRVRLLEALIRTPSLDYNWVIDTLRLSLTTIKDMEKLGIIEKESSVLYRNPIKETSSTGRTIVLTPPQQEIVEDFLKEYREGTRQTYLLHGVTGSGKTEVYINIIEEVVSTGRQVIVLIPEISLTYQTVLRFYQRFSDRVSIMNSKLSQGEKYDQYIRAKNGDIDIIIGPRSALFTPFQKLGLIIIDEEHEGSYKSENPPKYHARETAIERARLCDASVILGSATPSLESYKKALDGEYKLYRLTDREGKRQMPHIWTVDLREELKARNKSIFSRKLKTLIEERLQRKEQVMLFINRRGYAGFISCRSCGLVLKCPHCDISLTSHNGGKLICHYCGYEENFPEKCPSCGSKYIASFGTGTQKVEEMARKEFPAARILRMDMDTTRKKGGHEEILSAFAKGQADILVGTQMIVKGHDFPKVTLVGILAADLSLYAADFRASERTFQLLTQAAGRAGRAELPGEVVIQTYQTEHHSVVCAGKGDYEEFYNQEMVYRKLMSYPPASHIMAVLIASKEEEKALKASELLTNALKQWEEREELLEYHVIGPAPARLSKANDIFRFCFYIKEEDYKRLVAAKDFLDGFYRFSEEFQGTQVQFDFDPMNSY; translated from the coding sequence ATGAAGTATGCGGATATCATAGTTGACATTTCACATGAAGACCTGGATAAAACCTACCAATACCTGATTCCGGAACAGTTACGGGACAGAGCAGTTATCGGCGCACAGGTTCTTATTCCATTCGGCAAAGGAAACAGGCAGATAAAAGGATTTATCATCGGACTTTCCGATAAGCCTAAATGGAAGGAAGATGCCATCAAGCCCATAACCGCCCTGGCGGAAGACGCCTTAGTGATGGAAAGTCAGCTTATCAGCCTGGCGGGATGGATAAAAGATACCTTTGGTTCTACCATGAACGAAGCCCTTAAGACGGTATTGCCTGTAAAACGTACTGTAAAGCAAAAAGAAAACCGAATGATTAAAGCAGCTCTTCCGAAAGAAGAGCTTGTTATAATTTTGGAAACGGAAAGAAAGAAAAACAATAAGGGAAGAGTCCGTTTACTGGAAGCATTGATAAGAACTCCTTCTCTTGATTACAATTGGGTTATTGATACTTTAAGACTTTCCTTAACGACCATAAAGGACATGGAGAAGCTCGGTATTATTGAAAAGGAATCCAGCGTTCTATACCGGAATCCGATAAAGGAGACTTCTTCTACTGGCAGAACAATTGTCTTAACCCCGCCTCAGCAGGAAATTGTGGAAGATTTCTTAAAGGAATACAGAGAAGGCACCAGGCAGACCTATCTTTTACATGGAGTTACCGGAAGCGGTAAAACAGAAGTCTATATTAACATAATTGAAGAAGTAGTAAGCACAGGCAGACAGGTAATTGTTCTGATACCTGAGATTTCCCTGACCTATCAAACAGTTCTTCGCTTTTATCAAAGATTCTCCGACAGGGTATCGATTATGAATTCCAAGCTTTCCCAGGGGGAAAAGTATGACCAGTATATAAGAGCAAAAAATGGTGATATTGATATTATAATCGGACCAAGATCGGCTCTTTTTACTCCTTTTCAGAAGCTTGGTCTTATTATTATAGATGAGGAACATGAAGGCAGCTATAAGAGTGAGAATCCTCCAAAGTACCATGCCAGAGAAACAGCCATTGAAAGAGCCAGGCTATGCGATGCGAGTGTCATCTTAGGCTCAGCTACGCCTTCGCTGGAATCCTATAAGAAGGCGCTGGATGGAGAATATAAATTATATCGCCTTACGGACAGAGAAGGAAAGAGGCAGATGCCCCATATCTGGACAGTGGATTTGAGGGAAGAATTAAAGGCGAGAAATAAATCCATTTTCAGCAGGAAATTAAAAACGCTGATAGAAGAGAGACTTCAAAGAAAAGAGCAAGTAATGCTCTTCATCAACCGCCGGGGATATGCAGGGTTTATTTCCTGCCGAAGCTGCGGGCTGGTATTAAAGTGTCCCCATTGTGATATTTCTCTGACTTCCCATAATGGCGGGAAGCTTATCTGCCATTACTGCGGATATGAAGAAAATTTTCCGGAGAAATGTCCTTCCTGCGGGTCGAAATATATTGCTTCTTTTGGTACCGGTACACAAAAGGTGGAGGAGATGGCAAGAAAAGAATTCCCTGCAGCCAGGATACTTCGTATGGATATGGACACTACCAGAAAAAAAGGCGGACATGAGGAGATTCTTTCTGCCTTTGCCAAAGGACAGGCTGATATCCTGGTAGGAACCCAAATGATAGTGAAAGGGCATGATTTTCCAAAGGTCACTCTTGTTGGCATACTGGCAGCAGATTTATCCCTTTATGCAGCGGATTTCAGGGCTTCGGAGAGAACCTTCCAGCTTCTTACCCAGGCAGCCGGAAGAGCTGGAAGAGCAGAGCTTCCGGGAGAAGTTGTCATACAGACCTACCAGACAGAGCATCATAGTGTTGTTTGTGCCGGAAAGGGAGACTATGAAGAATTCTATAATCAGGAAATGGTCTACCGAAAGTTAATGTCCTATCCGCCGGCATCTCATATCATGGCTGTCCTTATAGCCTCGAAAGAGGAAGAAAAAGCACTCAAAGCATCAGAGCTCCTGACAAATGCCCTAAAGCAGTGGGAGGAGAGAGAAGAACTTTTAGAGTACCATGTTATCGGACCTGCTCCTGCAAGACTTTCCAAGGCTAACGATATCTTCCGCTTTTGCTTTTATATAAAAGAGGAGGATTATAAAAGACTGGTAGCCGCAAAGGATTTTCTGGACGGTTTTTACCGGTTCAGTGAGGAATTTCAAGGAACACAGGTGCAATTTGACTTTGACCCTATGAACAGTTATTGA